A window of Bacillus sp. BGMRC 2118 genomic DNA:
GAACTTAAAAACCTTCAGGCACATGCCAATAGTGTATCAGATATCATGTTAGGTGCTTGGTGGAAGATCTGTCTTGGAATCATCACACCAATTGTACTTGGATATATGATGTTTGATAATATTCGTAAAAACTTAAACCCTGAAACATTCTACGGTAATGGAGATTATGGTCTATCCTTCCTTATCTACTCTGGTTGGGTAGTCGCTGGTCTGGCGCTTGTGGTTGGTATTGTATTCTCATTGTTCAAATGGGATCGCCAAACACTAAACGTACCAGATAACAAGGAGGTATCTCAATAATGGGCGCAAGTGCACTGTTTATGATGATCGTTGGGATGGTAATAATTTGGGGCGGATTAGCTGCAAGTATTACCTTTGCCGTCAAGAAAGCCAAACAAAATTCATAACAAATGAAAGACAGGTTCAATAAACTGAACCTGTCTTTTTTTATTGTTTATTTTCGATTACGTTCTTGTCTTTCCCATGCTCTTAAATGAGGGAAAGGGTCAAAAGACCACTCTGTAAATCCATTATCTTTATACATACCGTAATGTAAATGAGGTGGAAACTTACCTGCCGTACCAGGAGGACCATACCCAGAGCTTCCGACAGATCCAATAATCATGCCAGGCTCAACGATCTGTCCGACAGTCAGGTCTTTAGCAAAACCATTTAAATGAGCATAGTAATGGTATGTATTATTTAAATCACGTATACCTACTCGCCATCCACCAAATCGGTTCCAGCCTTTTACTTCTACAACGCCATAACATGTAGACCGTACAGGCACTCCATAATTTGCGAAAATATCGGTACCCTCATGCATGCGTAAACCGCCCCAGCCTCTTCGATCACCCCATGTGTTTTTATAACTATGGTTACTGCGAATCGGTACAGGGAAAGCATGCTGATCTAACTCTAATTTTCCGAAGTGCTTAAACACCTTCATGTGGCCCATAATCAAACTGACTGTCTTATCACGCTGATAGTAATCCCATAGTGCAATCTTTATATTATGATGATCACTTCCATAAGTTTGAATGTAATGAGCCATCGTGTACAAGACATCCTCATCATCCAATCGGTTCGCAACACCATCACCATTCCCATCCTGCCCAATACCACCTAAAACGCTAATTGTGACAGGATTTGTATCTTCACTGTTAGGATTAATAGGACCACCCCATACCTCCGGTGAATAATAAATGCCAATTGCGCCTTCAGGCTTTGGCAAATCCTTTCTTGAGTAGCGTAGATTTCGCTCGTATTGATCAATAGCTGCTAGGTAGTACCAAGGAATGTGTGTGAGGGCCTCCATTTTTGTATATAGTTCCATCCTGGTTTGATAAAGCTTTGCTTGTTCTTCCCCAGTGATTGCATGTGTCATGTTCGGGGACATGATTGAAAAGAAAAGTAACAATATGAACAATCTTTTCACCGTTCTACTCCTTTCTTTCATGCTCGAAACAAATCGAACATCAACTGTTTTCCTCGTGCGGTTTACTTGATAGACATGTTTTTCTACCATTAGTTTGCAGAAGAAGTAACTAAATCATAAATGCGAATTTATGGTAATTTCATTTTTGCCTAGAAATAGGATGCGATAACTTTATACCGAGTGATTCTAGCGATACCACAAACATTTGAGACGTAGAAATCAAAGCTTTACAATGTTAAAGTAATTCTACTTAGTTGGCGGATATTGAGAAGGTATGTTAAAGTGAAGAGGACGACTATGATATTTAATATAAATGTTTAATCTCTATAGGAACATTTGGTTATGGGGCTAATTGAGTCGCTTACGCTTATGTTCAAAAATTTACATAAATAGGAGTGATCGACATGGCCAAGAATGAGGAATATGTTCGGAAGCCTGAATGGCTGAAGATCAAATTAAATACAAACGAGAACTATACTGGTTTGAAAAAAATGATGAGAGAAAAAAACCTTCATACAGTGTGTGAAGAGGCAAGATGTCCTAACATTCACGAGTGCTGGGCTGTTCGTAAAACAGCAACATTTATGATTTTAGGTGATGTTTGTACAAGAGCCTGCCGTTTTTGTGCGGTTAAAACAGGCCTTCCAAATGAGCTGGACTTAAAAGAACCAGAACGTGTAGCAGATAGTGTGTCACTTATGGGACTTAAACATGCTGTTATAACAGCTGTAGCTCGTGATGATTTAAAAGACGGTGGAGCTGCTGTATTTGCTGAAACAGTACGAGCTGTACGCCGAAAAAATCCTTTTACGACAATTGAAGTATTGCCATCAGATATGAACGGTGTATATGAAAACCTACAAACTCTAATGGACGCAAAGCCAGATATCCTAAACCACAATATCGAGACCGTACGACGCTTATCCGACCGTGTTCGTGCAAGAGCAAAATACGACCGCTCACTAGAATTTTTGCGTCGAGCAAAGGAAATGTATTCGGAAATTCCAACGAAATCAAGTATTATGGTAGGACTTGGTGAAACGAAGGAAGATATTATTGAGACAATGGACGATCTTCGTGCAAATAATGTAGATATCATGACGATTGGTCAATACTTACAACCGTCGAAAAAGCACTTACCAGTTTTAAAGTATTATCATCCGGATGAGTTCCAAGAACTAAAAGAGATTGCATTAAGTAAAGGATTCAGCCATTGTGAAGCTGGACCATTAGTAAGATCATCTTACCATGCTGATGAACAAGTAAATGCAGCGAAACAACAAGCATAACGAGCTAAATTTTAGCTCGTTTTTTTTATATTTGTAGGCCTAATTTATAAGCTTACCATTAGAAAATGAAGCATACGCAGAACTTATGAGCCTTAAGTATACAAATAAGAGCCTTCATCAGATTTAATGAGCCGATACCCTTCATTTAAGAGCCGAACCTACACATTTATGAGTCTTCACCCATAAAATGGAAAACCAGTGCACCAAATCAGTACACTGGTAATCATTTTACAGGCGATTATTACGGTACGTTTCACCGTTATCGTCTGTATCATTTTTATTTGCTCTGTCATCTTTATCCTCTGTTTTAACTGGACCCTTATCGATTCCGGTATTTGTACCTTCATTCATATCCTCGTCGATCTCTTCATTCGTCTCATTAATCATTTCACCATTTGCATTTTCACCATCACTCAGCTTACGCCCTTGTGGTGCATTTAACATATCTTTAATGGTTGTATCTAGTATTCGATCAATGTCACGACTGTTAGAATCAAGACGACCATATTTTTGTACTTCATCAATCATCATTGGATCATCAGATACGTACACGTGGTACCAACGTGGAACAACTGACATAGCTGTCTTTTTCACTTGGTCAGCAGTTTCAAAACGATTGGATGAATCTGTTTCATAAGCAATTAATACCTCTTCATCTGTCACGAGTGTTCCTACATCATTGACATTAGGAAGTAAGATGGACATTTTACTAATTAAGTCGGCTACTTGCTCACGGTCAATTTGTGGCATATCACCAACATAATAGTCATTTTCACCAGCAATCGGACTCTTTTGATGACGTACAAAGCCAAAGTTTGTACCTGCTTCGTCATGATCACTATTTGAACTCATCTTTCTACTGTTATATAGCTCATTTTTATCTGATACATGAATGGCTCTGTTACCTGTTTCTTTATAGAAGTCCTGTTTATCATCAGAGAAAGCCTCATACTGACAAGCAGTTAACATTGAAAGTGCGGAAACACCTACTAACAAAAGTTTTTTATTCACTTTCGCAACCCCCCTTACACATATGTTCACCTATTTTCTAGAATTTCTACTTAGAAATTGTTGGTGAAGTCAAGGAACAATAGCGAATTGATTTAGCTTTATGGTAAAATAGAGGAAATAGAGGTGAGGATATGTTCCAAATTAATCATTTAACGTA
This region includes:
- the lipA gene encoding lipoyl synthase, with protein sequence MAKNEEYVRKPEWLKIKLNTNENYTGLKKMMREKNLHTVCEEARCPNIHECWAVRKTATFMILGDVCTRACRFCAVKTGLPNELDLKEPERVADSVSLMGLKHAVITAVARDDLKDGGAAVFAETVRAVRRKNPFTTIEVLPSDMNGVYENLQTLMDAKPDILNHNIETVRRLSDRVRARAKYDRSLEFLRRAKEMYSEIPTKSSIMVGLGETKEDIIETMDDLRANNVDIMTIGQYLQPSKKHLPVLKYYHPDEFQELKEIALSKGFSHCEAGPLVRSSYHADEQVNAAKQQA
- a CDS encoding methionine/alanine import family NSS transporter small subunit encodes the protein MGASALFMMIVGMVIIWGGLAASITFAVKKAKQNS
- a CDS encoding peptidoglycan DD-metalloendopeptidase family protein, with protein sequence MSPNMTHAITGEEQAKLYQTRMELYTKMEALTHIPWYYLAAIDQYERNLRYSRKDLPKPEGAIGIYYSPEVWGGPINPNSEDTNPVTISVLGGIGQDGNGDGVANRLDDEDVLYTMAHYIQTYGSDHHNIKIALWDYYQRDKTVSLIMGHMKVFKHFGKLELDQHAFPVPIRSNHSYKNTWGDRRGWGGLRMHEGTDIFANYGVPVRSTCYGVVEVKGWNRFGGWRVGIRDLNNTYHYYAHLNGFAKDLTVGQIVEPGMIIGSVGSSGYGPPGTAGKFPPHLHYGMYKDNGFTEWSFDPFPHLRAWERQERNRK
- a CDS encoding sporulation protein gives rise to the protein MLTACQYEAFSDDKQDFYKETGNRAIHVSDKNELYNSRKMSSNSDHDEAGTNFGFVRHQKSPIAGENDYYVGDMPQIDREQVADLISKMSILLPNVNDVGTLVTDEEVLIAYETDSSNRFETADQVKKTAMSVVPRWYHVYVSDDPMMIDEVQKYGRLDSNSRDIDRILDTTIKDMLNAPQGRKLSDGENANGEMINETNEEIDEDMNEGTNTGIDKGPVKTEDKDDRANKNDTDDNGETYRNNRL